The DNA segment TCGATTGTTGTATTTGGCATTGAGTTTGATGTAGGTCAGAATGCTAGTAAAGATCTTCTTTAGCTGTTGGATTTTGTGCCTGTTTTGAGGGCGTGTTTCAATATAGGGTTGAGGGTTGGGGGATCTCTGTATCTGGTATTTTATACGTGTTTTTGGGTATTGTCATGTAAGGTCTGGTGGATACTTGCTGGTGCAAGGAAActtgtttttggtttttttataaggGTTGGGGTACCCTTGAAGtacctcattttattttatttattctttgctgataaaaaaaacaatgcaaagctcACCCGTATAAGGATGAAATTGTTCATCTGAAGTGGGATTATCCTCAGAATCAGAAGAAATTGGAGAATGTGTCTGTGGTTTATTATCTAGTTGATGAACAAGCAGAGTTCTTTTTTGTGGGCAGTCAGAAGAATAATGTCCCTTCTCAAGACAAGTAAAACACTGAATATTTTTAGACTTACCAtatgataagtgtctaatttcagtaatatttcatattaaaatataggcacttatgaggatttattgctaatttacatataaaataatctataatttatgaatttatacttttttacattttgtatgatctttatttgaataagagcattttattctcaaatttggtgttaattgcaaatttctagggaggattgaagatttggagtaaaggagaataatttgagctaaaaagagaaagctagaaggtcccagaatggaaaaataTGCATAGAAAGATTGggcattttttatgttttatcacttagcccattagcgcgacacatgaagcaacctaaccctagaaaattaggataaatagggggctagaggttcaaccgaccctagtgtgccagattgtgaggaaaacaccatagagtgaattgtaacccaactGGGAGAATGGAAgctgctagaagtatgcgtgactaattctaccctttgggatcgagagtaatatgctcaaactcttatgtattgaggtgatatcttatatattaatattcagttattaattgattattggtattgttgttttacttttaattttccgtgacaaattgagaatgtTAAATCTAATCGGGAAGTATTTTTAAGGTTCAGACCTAAATaaacttaacatatttgagtgctaggaatagacttaaaatgttaattgctattaaacgtctaaacttttcttataattatgcgagggatcgatacttaggggacattcttaaggattttatatgcgaggaatcgatataaatgatttttatacgggcatcaattttaatcaaagaacttaatattgacatgctaatcatcAAAATACACGAAAGTGAGatagatgaaacctaatccctatttttccaacttgaaacaaccaattctatgtctgttttcttattgatcatagccaacacaaccactttcaacacaattttaattgttttgttctatatttagtgattattgtacttgataattcactcttacttgtgggatcgatatccgtccttaaggacaattattacttcttaCAAACGCGATACACTTACCGTATAGAGTCATCACCATCCTTAGaagggatcgatatccgtccttaagaacaattattacttcttaCAAACGCGATGTACTTATCGTATAGAGTCATCACCATCCTTAGAAGAagacagtaaaacagatttatcAAGATGCTTAAGGACATCACCTTCTTTTGAAAAACGCCTAGATGAACCAACAACATCTTTAGACAAAGATTTAGAAAGCGAAGAGGAATTCTTTTGGAAAGAACTTTTGCACTGAAGTTGATCTTCCTCCCGAATGCAAATTTGCACAAGATCATTAAGATCATGATATGTTAGTAGTTCAACACGACCTCTGATAGCAAAACTTAAACCATTCAGAAAACGAGCAATTGTTAAACGTGGTTCTTCCCGAATACCTGCACGTAAGAGAAGCAATTCCATCTTCTGGCGATACTGATCAACAGATAACTCCTTCTGATTCAACCTATGTAACTGATTAATAATTTCACGGTCATAGAAATAAGGAAGATACCGTTTTCTCAAAGCAGAACGAAGTTCATTCCAAAAATTGATGGGAGGATAACGATGAATAAGAAGATCACGTGAATAAGCTGTCCACCAATGCATAACACCATCGTGAAAGCTAAAAGTAGCTGATACTACTCGACGTTCATGATCCACATGGTGGCAGTAAAAAATTTGTTCAATTTTCATCTCCCAATTGAGGTAATCATATGTGCTGGTCATGCCATAAAAAGAAGGCAGAGAAATTTTAGGCTCCTGAACTGTAGAATGGTGATGAGCAGTCAGTTTAGGAGGTGGTTAGTAAAAATCTTGATTGTGATGATTTTTGTATGCATCAGTTTAGGGTTA comes from the Phaseolus vulgaris cultivar G19833 chromosome 8, P. vulgaris v2.0, whole genome shotgun sequence genome and includes:
- the LOC137827187 gene encoding uncharacterized protein; amino-acid sequence: MSDPSHPSSVHGHGKSSSPIDITATLQNHDLQLQEIKTLLHQLVLARDQKSHRSHSHHRGSSLHKEPKISLPSFYGMTSTYDYLNWEMKIEQIFYCHHVDHERRVVSATFSFHDGVMHWWTAYSRDLLIHRYPPINFWNELRSALRKRYLPYFYDREIINQLHRLNQKELSVDQYRQKMELLLLRAGIREEPRLTIARFLNGLSFAIRGRVELLTYHDLNDLVQICIREEDQLQCKSSFQKNSSSLSKSLSKDVVGSSRRFSKEGDVLKHLDKSVLLSSSKDGDDSIR